Within the Thermoanaerobaculia bacterium genome, the region CGCCGCGTTCCGGCCCCGTCAGCCGCGGCGGCCCAGGTTCCTGCCGCCCGGCATGAGGAATCCGGCCACGGCGGCCGCCGCGAAGGCGAGCCCCGCGGAGCCCACGGCGATCGCGCGAAGACCGGCGTCGGAGGCGGCCGGCGGCCGGCCGGGCGCGCCGCCCGAGCCCGCCGCGACGACGATCCCGAAGGCCGCGATCGCGAGCATTCCCCCGATCCGGGAGATCGAGTTGTTGATTCCCGAGACGACGCCCGCCAGCCGCTCGGGCTCGAGGCTCATCACCGCGGTCGTCAAGGGCGCGACCGCGATCGCCATCCCGAGCCCCAGCAGGGCGATCGGCGGAAGGCAGGTCCGGAAGTACGCGGAGGGAGGACCTCCGGTCCGCGGATAGATCGCGAATCCCGCGCCGGCGAGCGCAGGGCCCGCCATCAGCGGGATCTTCGGGCCGATTCGCTCCCCCAGCCGTCCCGCCCACCGCGAAAGCAGCGCGACGAGAAGGACGACCGGAAGGATCGCCGCGCCCGCTTCCGTCGGAGAATATCCGTGCGACTGGATCAGGTTGAACGGAAGAAAGAAAACGGCCGCGTTGAGCGCCGCGTAGAGGAAGAGCGTCACGACGTTGACGGCGGCGAAGGCGCGCGACCGGAAGAGGCCGAGCGGGAGCATCGGGTGCGCGCTCCGCGCCTCGACGAATCCGAAAGCGACGCCCGCCGCGGCGGCGATGGCGGCCGGCACGACGACGCGGGCGGAGCCGGGCGCCGCGCGGGACGCCTCGATCAGCGCGAAGACGAGGCCCCCGAGGGCGAAGATCGCGGCAACCGCGCCGGGGGCGTCGAGGGATGAGGCTTTTCGCGGGTGGTCTTCCGGCATCCGGAGGACCGCGATCGCGATGACCGTCGCCGCGATCGGCAGGTTGAGAAAGAAGACGGCGCGCCAGGAGAAACGGTCGACGAGGAACCCGCCGGCGACCGGGCCGAGCGCGGCGGCGAGGGCGCTCGCTCCCGACCACGTCCCGATCGCGCGGCCGCGCTCGCTTGCGGGGAAGACCGCGGTGATGAGGGCGAGGCTGCCGGGAACCAGGAGCGCGGCCCCGACGCCCTGTACCGCCCGCGCCGCGACGAGGACCGCGATCGAGGGGGCCCCTCCGCAGACGCCGGACGCCAGGCCGAAGAGCCCGGCGCCCGCGGCGAAGACGCGCTTGCGCCCGAAGCGGTCGCCGAGCGCTCCGCCGACGAGGAGGAGCCCGGAGAGGAACAGCAGATACGATTCGACCACCCACTGCGCGCCGGCGAGCGACGTCGAGAGGCGCTGCTGGATGACGGGAAGGGCCACCGTGACGACCGTTCCGTCGAGTATCGCCATGGCCGAGCCCAGGATCGCCGCGGCGAGCGTCCAGCGTCCCCGGGCCCGGTCGCTCACGCGATGCGTCCCATGCCGGCATCCTACGACATCCGGGACCGGGGCCGCCGGATTGACGCTGCGCCTGGATGTGTATAGGGTAACCGTATGGTTACTAATTATGTCTTTCGCGCCGTCGCCGACCCGACCCGGCGGAAGATCCTCGCGCGTCTCCGGGCGGCGCCGCTCGAGACCGGCCGCATCGCGCGGATGTTTCCGGTGAGCCGTCCCGCGATCTCGAAGCATCTCCGGGTGCTCGCGGAGGCCGGTCTCGTCCGCCGGCGCCGGCAGGGACGCCGGTGCCTGTACACGTTGAATGCGGCGCCGTTGAAGGCGGTGGAGGAGTGGGTGTCGCTCTACCGCGATTTCTGGAGCGGAGGCGCCCGCTCCGGCCATCCGAAGCTGCCATAATCGGACGGTGGCGGAGCGGAAATACGTTCTCAGGACCCCGGCGGCCCCGAAGACCTGGCGGGTCGATTACGACGGGGAGTTGAACGCCGAGCAGAAGGACGTCGTCTTCGCCGGCAACGGCCCGGTCCTCGTGATCGCCGGCGCCGGCTCGGGGAAGACCCGCACGCTCGTCTACCGCGTCTCGCGACTGATCGAGTCGGGTGTCGACCCCTCGAAGATCCTGCTCCTCACGTTCACGAACAAGGCCGCGCGCGAGATGATGCGCCGGGTCGAGGCCCTCCTCACGATCGACACCCGGAAGATGGCGGGAGGGACGTTCCACTCGGTCGGCAACCGGCTGCTCCGGCAGTACGGCGAGCGTATCGGGCTTTCGCCGCACTTCACGATCCTCGACCCGGAGGACGCGCGCGAGCTCCTCGAGGCCGCGACGTCGGACCTCCAGATCAAGACGCTCGACCGCCGCTTCCCGAAGGGGGACGTGCTGCTCGACCTCTACTCCTTCACGATCAACACCGAAAAGAAGCTCTCCGACGTCCTGGCCGAGCGCGCGCCGCATTTCCTCTCGCTGCATGGTGAGATCGTGCGCGTGTTCGGGCGCTACCTCGAGCGCAAGAAAGCCGCCCGCGCCTGCGACTACGACGACCTCCTGCTCCACTGGAAGACGCTGCTCGAGACCGAGAAGGACGGGCAGCTCTCGCGGCGCTTCACGCACGTGCTCGTCGACGAGTACCAGGACACGAACCGGCTCCAGGGGGGGGTCGTCGACGGAATGGCGCGGGGCCACGGAAACGTCACGGTCGTGGGGGACGACGCGCAGTCGATCTACGCCTTCCGCGGCGCGTCGTTCGAGAACATCATCGGCTTTCCCGAGCGGTATCCGGCGGCGCAGGTCTTCCGGCTCACGACGAACTACCGCTCGGCGCCGGAGATCCTCGCGCTCGCCAACGCGTCGATCGAGAAGAACGAGCGGCAGTTCCGCAAGGAGCTGACCGCCGTCCGTCCGCCCGGCGCGCTGCCCGGAGTCGTCCCGCTTCCCGATGCGTTCGACCAGGCGCGGTTCGTCGCGCAGCGGATCCTCGAGTGGCGCGACGAAGGGGAGAAGCTCTCCGACTGCGCGGTCCTCTACCGGTCGCATTACCAGGCGATGGAGCTCCAGATGGAGCTCACCCGCCGATCGATCCCGTACGAGATCCGCTCGGGGATCCGGTTCTTCGAGCAGCGCCACGTCAAGGACGTGCTGGCGTTCCTGCGGATCCTCGTCAACC harbors:
- a CDS encoding DHA2 family efflux MFS transporter permease subunit produces the protein MSDRARGRWTLAAAILGSAMAILDGTVVTVALPVIQQRLSTSLAGAQWVVESYLLFLSGLLLVGGALGDRFGRKRVFAAGAGLFGLASGVCGGAPSIAVLVAARAVQGVGAALLVPGSLALITAVFPASERGRAIGTWSGASALAAALGPVAGGFLVDRFSWRAVFFLNLPIAATVIAIAVLRMPEDHPRKASSLDAPGAVAAIFALGGLVFALIEASRAAPGSARVVVPAAIAAAAGVAFGFVEARSAHPMLPLGLFRSRAFAAVNVVTLFLYAALNAAVFFLPFNLIQSHGYSPTEAGAAILPVVLLVALLSRWAGRLGERIGPKIPLMAGPALAGAGFAIYPRTGGPPSAYFRTCLPPIALLGLGMAIAVAPLTTAVMSLEPERLAGVVSGINNSISRIGGMLAIAAFGIVVAAGSGGAPGRPPAASDAGLRAIAVGSAGLAFAAAAVAGFLMPGGRNLGRRG
- a CDS encoding metalloregulator ArsR/SmtB family transcription factor, producing MVTNYVFRAVADPTRRKILARLRAAPLETGRIARMFPVSRPAISKHLRVLAEAGLVRRRRQGRRCLYTLNAAPLKAVEEWVSLYRDFWSGGARSGHPKLP
- a CDS encoding ATP-dependent helicase encodes the protein MAERKYVLRTPAAPKTWRVDYDGELNAEQKDVVFAGNGPVLVIAGAGSGKTRTLVYRVSRLIESGVDPSKILLLTFTNKAAREMMRRVEALLTIDTRKMAGGTFHSVGNRLLRQYGERIGLSPHFTILDPEDARELLEAATSDLQIKTLDRRFPKGDVLLDLYSFTINTEKKLSDVLAERAPHFLSLHGEIVRVFGRYLERKKAARACDYDDLLLHWKTLLETEKDGQLSRRFTHVLVDEYQDTNRLQGGVVDGMARGHGNVTVVGDDAQSIYAFRGASFENIIGFPERYPAAQVFRLTTNYRSAPEILALANASIEKNERQFRKELTAVRPPGALPGVVPLPDAFDQARFVAQRILEWRDEGEKLSDCAVLYRSHYQAMELQMELTRRSIPYEIRSGIRFFEQRHVKDVLAFLRILVNPKDEISWKRALKIFPRIGERTAAQIWDAIGESRDALETFRRGDFSGLGRGAESALAPFRKLLDRLDSPSMRNAPADAIREIVDSVYRDFARAKFANGDARLDDLEQFAQFAAGYASLPEFLDEVSLYNELSGEDTVAGLPEDERVVLSSIHQAKGLEWRRVAVIGLSEGRFPNYRAAATNEGLEEERRLFYVACTRAKDELLLTYPMLARDRYQTDVILEASQFVSELPGAVYEKWIVELEPEDRAEAREFAPEDESQEVPEDVN